The Swingsia samuiensis genome contains the following window.
GTTTTGTCCTCAGGTAGTCATTAGCTTCTCCCCCAATCTATTAATTGGGAGAGAGCCCTATCAATCGCTTATCGGTGACGATGTTGAATAGGTGCTAAAGATTGACTGGTAATGCTTGATCTCTGCGTAGACGGCGCATTGTCTTGTACTGGGTCAATATTCGTTTCTGACGTGTTGGCGGAAGCCGTTGAAGCACTCGCATTGGATGCCGCAGGTAGTTTAGCGGCGTTCATCATAGCGCGGCGCAAAGGGTCTGCGGCAGGGTTATTCACCCTCATCGTTATAATAATATCTTCAGGGCCAACACTTTGGTTGTAGTAGGCACGGTTTGCACCACTATCCGATGTTAGCTTTGAACCACCTATCGCTGCACCTGCATACAGTCCTTGGGCTTTTTGAGCTGCGTAGATGTCTGTATTTTTTGCTCCAGCGGTACTGTCTTCAAGGCCTGTGCCAATGGATGCGAAAGAAGCAGAGGCCGAAGCATCAAACTTGAATTGGCTATCTAATAGAGCCTGAATGCCACGCTTGGACATAATGAAGAAGATGAGCTCTTCATTTTGAACCCCTAGTTGCAGGCCGAAAGAACCAGAGTGTAGGCGGTAAAAAGCAGGGTCTGACCAAGAACCACGAGCATCACGGCTCATAAGCACGCATCGACCGCCCGAACCACCAAAAGCGATAGACATATTAAAGATCGATGGGCAGATCATGACGGCTTTTGCTTGGGCCAACAGCTTCTGGGAGCGAGAGTTGGCGGTTGTCTTAGCAAATAGATCCTGCACAGCCAGCGTCGCATGATCAACTGTGATTTGCTGATCACTTGCTGTTGTTTGAGGTTCATTCGAGCAGGCGGTGAGTACTGACAATCCAACAGTTAGAAGAGTTGTTGAACGAAAAAGACCAGATAAGGTCATGGGATTACCTTTTAACATATTTAATTCATGCGAGTGTAACAGACATTCCAAGAATACGTATAATGTCGGAATGCGTTTAAAATTTAACGTTCACTGCTTGGGATAAGGCTTCAGAAATACCGGGTGCTGCAGCCAATATGGTAGCGCCTCCTGTTAATCCACCTGTCTGAAGGAAGGGTGAGGTACGTGCTCCTGCCTCTTCAAGGATAATGAGGGCAGCTGCAACATCCCATAGTTGAATAACGATTTCTAGGTATCCATCGCTTCTGCCACAGGCAACATCAGCCAGAGCGAGCGCGCCAGAACCACCGGAGCGAGGCATGGCACCTAACGACATGATTGCATTAATTTTTTCTTGAAATAACTCTGTTGAAACACGGCTCGACCATCCCATTTCAATCATGGATTCTTGTGGATTAGAAATAGGGGATGCTTGAATGCGTTTTCCATTAAGAAAAGCACCATAGCCTTTGCGGGCTGTAAAGACTTCTTGGAGAGCAGGAGCATTAATAACGCCGGCCACCGGGGTATCTTGTTCTAAAAGGCCAAGAGAGACACACCAGCGGTCTCTGCCTCGGGCAAAATTAGATGTTCCATCAATGGGGTCAATTACCCAGCGGAAACGACCTTGGCGTGTAAGGCCGCCTTCTTCTCCTTGAAAGCCATCCTCTGGAAAGAGCTCTTGAATACGTTGGCTCACTAAAGCTTCGACAGCACCATCTGCTTCTGTAAGATAGTCTTGTCTGCCTTTAAGTGTTCCAGTCGGGCCACCTGGAGGAGGACGCATGGATAGAGCGAGTGCTGCCGCATCACTGACAACACTTCGAGCGGCTTCTAAGCGAA
Protein-coding sequences here:
- a CDS encoding inositol monophosphatase family protein, which gives rise to MSFDPIAVRLEAARSVVSDAAALALSMRPPPGGPTGTLKGRQDYLTEADGAVEALVSQRIQELFPEDGFQGEEGGLTRQGRFRWVIDPIDGTSNFARGRDRWCVSLGLLEQDTPVAGVINAPALQEVFTARKGYGAFLNGKRIQASPISNPQESMIEMGWSSRVSTELFQEKINAIMSLGAMPRSGGSGALALADVACGRSDGYLEIVIQLWDVAAALIILEEAGARTSPFLQTGGLTGGATILAAAPGISEALSQAVNVKF
- a CDS encoding lipid-binding SYLF domain-containing protein; the protein is MTLSGLFRSTTLLTVGLSVLTACSNEPQTTASDQQITVDHATLAVQDLFAKTTANSRSQKLLAQAKAVMICPSIFNMSIAFGGSGGRCVLMSRDARGSWSDPAFYRLHSGSFGLQLGVQNEELIFFIMSKRGIQALLDSQFKFDASASASFASIGTGLEDSTAGAKNTDIYAAQKAQGLYAGAAIGGSKLTSDSGANRAYYNQSVGPEDIIITMRVNNPAADPLRRAMMNAAKLPAASNASASTASANTSETNIDPVQDNAPSTQRSSITSQSLAPIQHRHR